Proteins from one Leptonema illini DSM 21528 genomic window:
- a CDS encoding cation diffusion facilitator family transporter, with translation MFSRVYPLFVALIAGFLILLLKLAAFYISNSMALKSDALESLVNLLAGSFASFAVLYARKPADRDHPYGHGKIEYVSSFFEGGLITLAAVLISYEAIENLIRGIELKRLGLGLLINFGAGSMNGILGMWLIHMGKKKRSAAIEADGHHLLSDFITTLGVAGGLLAVHFTGISWLDPAIALVFGLWLGYAGGRVLFRSVMSLMDTENPELLNRLVSAMNSVGDSNVLAVHALRTMHLGDYTHVDIHIVLPEVYDIGRANEIVHAFEHNVLSEAGMRGEFHSHVDPCKRQYCSHCSVEQCPIRQEPRTEKRPDFVVETAVSWPDGHLRRVLEV, from the coding sequence ATGTTCAGCCGGGTCTATCCATTATTCGTCGCTCTTATCGCAGGCTTTTTGATCCTGCTTCTCAAACTGGCGGCCTTTTATATCTCGAATTCGATGGCGTTGAAATCTGATGCTCTCGAAAGCTTGGTGAATCTTCTGGCGGGCAGCTTCGCATCGTTTGCCGTCCTTTATGCTCGTAAACCCGCCGACCGCGATCATCCGTATGGTCATGGAAAGATCGAGTATGTCTCTTCTTTTTTTGAGGGCGGCCTGATTACGCTCGCTGCAGTACTCATCAGCTACGAAGCGATCGAAAATCTGATTCGCGGCATCGAACTGAAAAGACTGGGTCTTGGCTTGCTGATTAACTTCGGCGCCGGCTCCATGAACGGCATTCTCGGCATGTGGCTGATTCACATGGGTAAGAAGAAGCGATCCGCCGCAATCGAGGCCGATGGTCATCATCTGCTTTCAGATTTTATCACGACTCTCGGCGTAGCCGGAGGTCTTCTTGCCGTTCATTTCACGGGAATCAGCTGGCTTGATCCCGCCATAGCGCTGGTTTTCGGCCTCTGGCTCGGTTATGCCGGCGGTCGCGTTCTTTTTCGTTCCGTTATGAGTCTGATGGATACCGAGAATCCCGAGCTGCTCAACCGTCTGGTTTCGGCTATGAATTCTGTAGGCGATTCTAATGTGCTTGCCGTGCATGCCTTGCGAACGATGCATTTAGGCGACTACACACACGTCGATATCCATATCGTGCTGCCCGAGGTCTATGATATCGGCAGGGCAAACGAGATCGTACACGCCTTCGAGCACAATGTGCTTTCCGAAGCGGGTATGCGCGGCGAGTTTCACTCGCATGTAGATCCATGCAAGAGACAGTACTGCTCACACTGTTCGGTCGAGCAGTGTCCGATCCGTCAGGAGCCTCGCACTGAAAAGAGGCCGGACTTTGTCGTGGAGACGGCCGTTTCCTGGCCCGACGGGCATCTGCGCCGCGTGCTTGAGGTCTGA
- a CDS encoding adenylate/guanylate cyclase domain-containing protein translates to MKKIKRHLKELLAITLNTQQISYIGREADPAFNLEEVTGFGGHIVIPRKVAADALVEYFDDRERIVHLCSVLFHLNGRGGSGGIIELKGFRPLQLALEEAGFRFDSELQRFVQTQEGRKTGDWGYLKNDEEYRLAFMSIDVVGSSELVQTNLKVDIENTLRSFRLWIRSIIEAENGRLWYWHGDGGLAAYLEEEGVSAALRSALKIIALLPVFNISQNELRYENDLRVRIGIHYGTARYTSDTARIQSDDISETINIEQKHGEPNAVFVSESAFFLASPETKKFFTEDGQYGQLRLYRNIRL, encoded by the coding sequence ATGAAGAAGATCAAGCGGCATCTGAAAGAGCTCCTCGCCATCACCCTCAACACCCAACAGATTTCCTATATCGGCCGTGAGGCCGATCCGGCGTTTAACCTCGAAGAGGTGACCGGCTTTGGCGGTCATATCGTTATTCCAAGAAAAGTGGCCGCTGACGCCCTTGTTGAGTATTTCGATGATCGCGAACGCATCGTTCACCTGTGCAGCGTCCTTTTCCATTTGAATGGTCGCGGAGGAAGCGGCGGCATCATCGAGCTGAAAGGATTTCGTCCGCTACAGCTTGCCCTCGAAGAGGCCGGCTTCCGCTTTGATTCCGAGCTGCAACGTTTCGTACAGACCCAGGAAGGGCGCAAGACGGGCGACTGGGGGTATCTGAAAAACGACGAAGAGTATCGCCTGGCCTTTATGAGCATCGATGTCGTAGGCAGTTCCGAGCTTGTGCAGACGAATCTCAAGGTCGACATCGAGAATACGCTGCGCAGCTTTCGCCTGTGGATTCGTTCGATAATAGAAGCCGAGAACGGACGCCTCTGGTACTGGCATGGCGATGGCGGTCTGGCTGCCTACCTCGAAGAGGAGGGCGTAAGCGCCGCTCTTCGATCTGCTTTGAAAATAATCGCCCTGCTTCCCGTGTTCAACATCAGTCAGAACGAGCTGCGTTACGAGAACGATCTAAGAGTGCGAATCGGTATTCATTACGGAACGGCCCGCTATACCTCTGATACGGCGCGCATTCAGAGCGATGATATTAGCGAGACCATCAATATCGAACAGAAACACGGCGAACCGAATGCCGTCTTCGTTTCGGAATCAGCGTTCTTTCTCGCCTCTCCCGAGACAAAAAAATTCTTTACAGAGGATGGGCAGTACGGTCAGCTTCGACTGTACCGGAATATCCGGCTGTAA
- a CDS encoding bile acid:sodium symporter family protein, producing the protein MLARFSLLFPLWLILAVAVSLYHPPSFAWFRGEMITIGLGGIMLFMGLSLRVEDFRRVFQMPVPVLVGILLQYTVMPFSGWAIAKLLGLPDSLAAGLVLVSACPGGTASNVIAYLAKADVALSVTMTAISTLLAVFLTPLLTSVLLEDVVAVDAAGLLMSTLQVVILPVLAGLLLGRRLPKLSARLEPFGPPVAVILIVLIVASIVGQGRAELLVSGPIVILSAILLHVSGFGFGYLLSRLVLLLYREQREIAETRSRTISIEVGMQNSGLGVVLARNHFADPAVALPPAVSSVVHSLIGSLLAAIWLTIDRRRKERRS; encoded by the coding sequence ATGCTGGCACGCTTTTCTCTGCTTTTTCCGCTGTGGCTTATACTTGCCGTGGCCGTCTCGCTGTATCATCCGCCTTCATTTGCCTGGTTTCGCGGAGAGATGATAACGATCGGCCTTGGCGGCATCATGCTCTTTATGGGCCTCTCGCTTCGCGTCGAAGACTTCCGGCGTGTTTTTCAGATGCCGGTGCCCGTTCTTGTCGGAATCCTCTTACAATACACGGTGATGCCTTTTTCGGGCTGGGCCATAGCGAAGCTTCTCGGTCTTCCAGATTCGCTTGCGGCCGGCCTTGTGCTTGTGTCGGCTTGCCCGGGCGGTACGGCGTCGAACGTAATCGCCTACCTGGCGAAGGCCGACGTCGCCCTGTCGGTAACGATGACGGCCATATCGACGTTGCTGGCCGTGTTTCTCACGCCGCTTCTCACTTCAGTGCTTCTTGAAGACGTCGTTGCCGTCGATGCGGCCGGACTGTTGATGTCTACGCTTCAGGTCGTTATCCTTCCCGTTCTGGCCGGATTGCTTCTGGGGCGCCGGCTCCCGAAACTTTCGGCGAGACTCGAGCCGTTCGGTCCGCCCGTTGCCGTCATTCTGATCGTTCTGATCGTCGCATCGATCGTCGGGCAGGGAAGGGCGGAACTTCTCGTTTCGGGCCCGATCGTTATCCTGTCTGCCATACTTCTTCATGTATCGGGTTTCGGCTTCGGATACCTGCTATCGCGTCTTGTTCTTCTCTTGTACAGAGAACAGCGTGAGATTGCCGAGACGCGTTCGCGCACGATCTCTATCGAGGTCGGTATGCAGAATTCAGGACTTGGCGTCGTGCTTGCGCGAAACCATTTTGCCGATCCGGCTGTTGCGCTGCCGCCTGCCGTATCCAGCGTCGTACATTCGCTGATCGGCAGTCTTCTCGCCGCGATCTGGTTAACGATCGACCGGCGGCGTAAAGAACGAAGAAGCTAA
- a CDS encoding SDR family oxidoreductase: MKTALITGISSGIGFHLSLQLAREGWSVFGVVRNREKLDHSLAAIEAERPERLHVITADIDRADELSAALRDLPAPDVLINNAGYGLYGPFEELSDEQLRAQFETNFFSPLRIIRHYLPAMRERQSGRIVNISSILGQMVIPTGSAYCSSKWALEAASEAMRYELAPFGIEVCLVEPGLIKTNFKENMKLNATLEAEHSPYRFLNRLIGREIKQYGRFATSPESAADSIVRLMRRRRLPARYRVGTDAAFYSALKSILPGSFLDVIQRSYTENLHSKD; encoded by the coding sequence GTGAAAACGGCACTGATCACGGGAATCAGCTCGGGAATCGGCTTCCACCTGTCGCTGCAGCTCGCGCGCGAAGGCTGGTCCGTTTTCGGCGTGGTGCGTAACAGAGAAAAACTCGATCACTCTCTCGCTGCCATCGAGGCGGAGCGACCCGAACGACTGCATGTTATCACAGCCGACATCGACCGGGCCGACGAGCTCTCTGCCGCTTTGAGAGATCTTCCGGCACCCGACGTCCTGATCAATAACGCCGGCTACGGCCTTTACGGTCCATTTGAAGAGCTGAGCGACGAGCAGCTGCGAGCTCAGTTTGAAACGAACTTCTTCTCTCCGTTACGGATCATCCGCCATTATCTGCCTGCGATGCGCGAACGGCAATCGGGCCGGATCGTTAACATCAGCTCCATCCTCGGGCAGATGGTTATACCGACCGGCTCGGCCTACTGTTCATCGAAATGGGCTCTTGAGGCCGCCTCCGAGGCGATGCGCTACGAACTTGCGCCTTTCGGCATAGAAGTCTGCCTGGTCGAACCGGGCCTCATCAAAACGAACTTCAAAGAGAACATGAAGTTAAACGCCACGCTTGAGGCCGAGCATTCTCCGTATCGTTTTCTCAATCGGCTGATCGGCCGCGAGATCAAACAGTATGGCCGCTTTGCAACCTCTCCTGAAAGCGCCGCCGACTCCATCGTCCGGCTTATGCGCAGGCGTCGACTGCCCGCCCGTTACAGAGTCGGCACCGATGCAGCGTTTTATAGCGCGCTAAAAAGCATTCTTCCCGGATCTTTTCTGGACGTTATCCAGAGATCCTACACAGAAAATCTGCATTCAAAGGATTGA
- the dusA gene encoding tRNA dihydrouridine(20/20a) synthase DusA: MGLLSVAPMMDYTDRHYRFFLRLLSRHTTLYTEMVPDTAIRFGNRHKFLRYDPCEHPVVLQLGGSDSVALAESAAIGEEYGYDAINLNCGCPSERVEHGNFGASLMTDPLHVRRIVEAMNQAVSIPVTVKHRIGIRERSGVGRESYDELKQFVSACVDGGVSHFIVHARIAILGKLNPAQNRSIPPLQYDTVYRLKQDFPELFIEINGGIRTLDEAELHLKHVDGVMIGRAACDTPFLFAEADHRIYGTQNPETAESEKAVVRALLPYLHRQMDEGIPVHHVLRHAANLFYGRPGARLFRRRLAEEIFIRRDWTTATIDEAIEELLSCIPDDAVPLRDDEQLASSFFTPPVDR, from the coding sequence ATGGGCCTTCTCAGCGTCGCCCCGATGATGGATTACACGGATCGGCATTACCGATTCTTTCTTCGACTGCTGTCGCGGCATACGACCCTGTACACTGAGATGGTTCCCGATACGGCCATTCGCTTCGGGAATCGACATAAGTTCCTGCGTTATGATCCGTGTGAGCATCCGGTCGTTTTGCAGCTGGGCGGATCGGATTCGGTGGCGCTGGCCGAATCTGCTGCCATCGGCGAAGAGTACGGCTACGACGCGATCAATCTGAATTGCGGATGCCCGAGCGAAAGGGTAGAGCACGGCAATTTCGGTGCATCCTTGATGACCGATCCCTTGCATGTACGGCGTATCGTTGAGGCCATGAATCAGGCCGTCTCTATTCCTGTAACGGTGAAGCATCGCATCGGTATTCGCGAGCGCAGCGGAGTCGGACGCGAAAGCTACGATGAACTAAAACAGTTCGTCTCGGCGTGCGTCGACGGCGGCGTGAGCCATTTCATCGTGCATGCGCGCATCGCCATTCTCGGAAAGCTTAACCCGGCGCAGAATCGAAGCATCCCGCCTTTACAGTATGATACCGTCTACCGGTTGAAGCAGGACTTTCCCGAGCTTTTCATCGAGATCAACGGCGGTATCCGTACGCTCGATGAGGCTGAGTTACATCTGAAACACGTGGACGGCGTCATGATCGGACGGGCGGCCTGCGATACTCCGTTTCTCTTCGCTGAGGCCGATCATAGGATCTACGGCACACAGAATCCCGAAACGGCCGAATCAGAAAAGGCCGTCGTGCGAGCCCTTCTGCCCTATCTGCATCGTCAGATGGACGAAGGTATTCCCGTTCATCACGTTCTGCGGCATGCGGCGAATCTTTTCTACGGGCGTCCTGGAGCACGTTTGTTTCGACGCCGTCTTGCCGAAGAGATTTTCATTCGCAGGGACTGGACGACCGCGACGATCGACGAGGCGATCGAAGAACTGCTCTCGTGCATACCGGACGATGCGGTCCCTTTGCGTGACGACGAGCAGTTAGCTTCTTCGTTCTTTACGCCGCCGGTCGATCGTTAA
- a CDS encoding response regulator — translation MDILIVDSDVGARNVYAGILSSIFPGLNIRHAENAESGRSLIQNVSPDLIILDFFSLDQPFLFMQELTAPVRPFIVIARSDEERVIVESLKNGALDFVAKKNIKLGYLKQVLARALLEVPRWQHMQRALNEGPKYAQYEKFNGDLQRFVLEMDTVQERGRAGLDLIPGRSYKLIFQYCSVRSPSAIIMDDEAKQNHMNLMLDRLGAIVSAHGGMVWTRKTNANICIFAEEDAQNAFISAIEGQTALIDLSSRMYIERPTALYAMDTGQVVYTKEHGELISEAINLTAHMAEKSSFERGILLTDALFQKLSKRAQKYFFRVEKQFEGHLIHSFEYTA, via the coding sequence ATGGATATACTCATTGTTGATTCCGACGTCGGGGCGCGAAACGTCTATGCGGGTATTCTCAGCTCCATCTTTCCAGGTTTGAACATAAGGCATGCCGAGAATGCCGAATCGGGTCGCTCTCTGATCCAGAACGTATCGCCCGATCTGATCATTCTCGATTTCTTCAGCCTCGACCAGCCGTTTCTGTTCATGCAGGAGCTGACCGCTCCGGTGCGACCGTTCATCGTCATAGCGCGAAGCGACGAAGAACGCGTCATCGTCGAGTCGTTGAAGAACGGAGCGCTTGATTTCGTCGCCAAAAAGAACATCAAACTCGGATATCTGAAGCAGGTGCTGGCAAGGGCGCTTCTTGAGGTTCCGCGCTGGCAGCATATGCAGCGTGCTCTGAACGAAGGACCGAAGTATGCGCAGTATGAGAAGTTCAACGGCGATCTGCAGCGTTTTGTGCTCGAAATGGATACGGTCCAGGAACGAGGACGCGCCGGCCTTGATCTGATTCCGGGACGATCCTACAAACTGATCTTTCAATATTGCTCGGTTCGTTCGCCATCGGCCATTATTATGGACGACGAGGCGAAGCAGAACCATATGAATCTCATGCTGGACCGTCTGGGCGCCATCGTTTCGGCTCATGGCGGCATGGTCTGGACTCGAAAGACGAACGCGAATATTTGCATCTTCGCAGAAGAAGATGCTCAAAACGCATTCATCTCAGCTATTGAGGGGCAGACTGCGCTGATCGACCTATCGAGTCGCATGTACATTGAACGACCGACGGCGCTGTACGCTATGGATACGGGTCAGGTCGTCTATACAAAGGAACACGGCGAGCTGATTAGCGAGGCCATCAATCTCACGGCTCATATGGCCGAGAAATCCAGCTTCGAACGAGGCATTCTGCTGACCGATGCCTTGTTTCAGAAGCTTTCAAAGCGGGCACAGAAGTATTTCTTTCGAGTCGAGAAGCAGTTCGAAGGTCATCTGATCCATTCTTTCGAATATACGGCCTGA